In Methanosarcina siciliae T4/M, one genomic interval encodes:
- a CDS encoding ArsR/SmtB family transcription factor: MPENPEENLLVLQLSEDSRKIARLLSNETSIRILKLLYRRSMSAADIADELKVRLNTLKYNLDSLLEAGLIRVRQVKWSRKGREIKIYEAVEKVIILLPGKKSPDMSLILTMLRQHSLKNPEGSDISGVYCEPGI; the protein is encoded by the coding sequence ATGCCTGAAAACCCGGAGGAAAATTTGTTGGTCCTGCAGCTTTCCGAAGATTCCAGGAAAATTGCCAGGCTCCTCTCTAATGAGACTTCGATCAGGATTCTCAAACTGCTTTACAGAAGATCGATGTCAGCCGCTGATATTGCCGATGAGCTTAAAGTGCGCCTGAATACCCTCAAGTACAACCTGGATTCGCTCCTTGAAGCCGGGCTGATCAGAGTGAGGCAGGTAAAATGGAGCAGAAAAGGAAGAGAAATAAAAATCTACGAAGCAGTAGAGAAAGTAATTATCCTTCTGCCAGGGAAAAAAAGTCCGGACATGTCCCTCATATTAACGATGCTTCGGCAGCACAGCCTGAAAAACCCGGAAGGATCGGATATTTCGGGAGTTTATTGTGAGCCCGGAATCTGA
- a CDS encoding HEAT repeat domain-containing protein: MDEKKKSLRKKVERSVFAGNRAAAAKELGSTGDPEAVPILIKALEDSSPKVKIAASDALGRLNDPAAVPGLIKMLAEPENTVKKTAIIALGKIGTPEAVSGIVKGFSDPDKFVQKESVKALMRIGSLESISGLTEALGSSDTPLKKNSIIALGKINTYEAGCGLIKALEDPDNRVRQRAVKTLGKRGNPDVLADLMESLKDSRQPVHEAASEALRKIIAASDSVPVMVKALDATDRNVRKTAIEALWKAGTSEAIPPLLRELDDADWYLRSRAADALADIASPEAALGLIKVMDIHDSPVKKIIVNALGKIGTVEAVEGLVKALEDLDSSVRETAALVLGKTGKTEAVPGLLKALHDSKNAVQEAAVISLGDLKAKDAVPELLKILDDPEAKTHKAVISTLEKIGTPEAVSGLARALENHGAFVRRAALKALERVEKSGNTLEKVKNLGTSGFEVSE; the protein is encoded by the coding sequence ATGGATGAGAAAAAAAAGAGTTTAAGAAAGAAGGTCGAACGTTCTGTTTTCGCGGGGAACAGGGCAGCCGCTGCAAAAGAGCTGGGGAGTACCGGAGACCCTGAGGCTGTTCCCATTTTGATTAAGGCGCTTGAAGATTCCAGCCCGAAGGTAAAAATTGCGGCGTCTGATGCGCTGGGGAGACTTAACGACCCTGCTGCAGTCCCGGGTCTGATTAAAATGCTTGCTGAACCTGAAAATACTGTCAAGAAAACTGCAATAATTGCTCTGGGAAAGATAGGCACACCGGAGGCAGTTTCCGGAATTGTTAAAGGGTTCAGTGATCCGGATAAGTTCGTACAGAAAGAATCGGTAAAAGCTCTGATGAGAATCGGGTCTCTGGAATCTATTTCAGGGCTTACGGAAGCTCTTGGGAGTTCGGATACCCCCCTGAAAAAAAATTCAATAATCGCCCTTGGGAAAATAAATACTTATGAAGCGGGCTGCGGGCTTATAAAAGCTCTTGAAGATCCGGACAACAGGGTAAGGCAGCGAGCTGTGAAAACCCTTGGAAAAAGGGGTAACCCGGATGTCCTTGCGGATCTGATGGAGTCGCTGAAAGACTCAAGACAACCGGTACATGAAGCAGCATCCGAAGCCCTCCGCAAAATAATAGCTGCATCAGACTCGGTCCCCGTTATGGTAAAGGCCCTGGATGCAACTGACAGAAATGTCAGGAAAACTGCAATAGAAGCTCTCTGGAAAGCAGGTACCTCTGAAGCCATTCCCCCCCTTTTGAGGGAGCTTGATGACGCGGACTGGTATTTGAGAAGTCGGGCTGCTGACGCACTTGCAGACATCGCTTCCCCTGAAGCTGCCCTGGGGCTTATTAAAGTCATGGATATCCATGACAGTCCTGTAAAGAAAATAATAGTGAATGCCCTTGGAAAAATCGGGACGGTTGAAGCCGTTGAAGGTTTGGTCAAAGCCCTTGAAGACCTTGATAGCTCGGTCCGGGAGACTGCAGCCCTTGTGCTTGGAAAGACAGGAAAAACAGAAGCTGTGCCAGGGCTTTTGAAAGCACTTCATGATTCGAAAAATGCCGTCCAGGAAGCTGCCGTGATCTCGCTTGGAGACCTGAAGGCAAAGGATGCGGTTCCTGAACTACTAAAAATCCTTGATGACCCTGAGGCTAAGACGCATAAAGCCGTAATCTCTACACTCGAAAAAATAGGTACACCCGAAGCAGTTTCGGGTCTTGCAAGAGCTCTTGAGAATCATGGCGCTTTTGTAAGAAGAGCTGCATTAAAGGCTCTCGAGAGAGTTGAGAAATCAGGCAATACCCTGGAAAAGGTAAAAAACCTCGGAACTTCAGGTTTCGAGGTTTCAGAATAA